ACGCGAGAGGAAAAACAgacgttgaataatttcaacgcgTTGTGAGTCGAAGATTGGGTCAATCAAATAAAACTCGAATTAAAAATGCggggacaatttttttttatttcggtttcAGATACAAAGAGAAGTTCCAATTCCCGTTCGTCATATGTGCGCGGGAAAACAAAATCGCAGCTATTCTGACCGGCATAGAGAATCGGGTAAATAATACTCAGGAAGAAGAATTAGCCACGGGAATTGAGGAGGTAAAAAAGATATGTGGAATCAGACTCCTGGATCTAGTGTGGCCAGATGCCCGATGAATTTGGGGTGTAAAAACTTGGTTTTTGAATAACACAATTTCACTCAGAAGACTATTTTTCGAAGTGTATTAATCTTCCGAGacttttattttacgaaaTTGCAATCAGTTGTAAATATAACATGAAAATAATgcatgtatggaaaaaaaacaaatgcgaACTTTCAATCGAaaagaatttattaattaccTGTACCATAAGAGGCACAGTCATCTTGCATAGCATGGAGAGTGTCGGCCTAAAAAATTGTGGATATTCAGAGATCCTAGAGAATTCCCAAACTTTGCTCTACCATTGCGTGCGGCTGGCACATCTGTTCTCTGAATTCAGTGGTATTAAGTATATCCtcgaatctgaaaaatttacaaactctattacgtatttttcaaGCGCGAGAACGTGTAGTCCATTATCTATAATCTTACCCAATTTCTTCATCTCTGCCGAGAATCACATCCCTCATCAAACCAGAAGATGGAAGGAAAGGGAGCCTCCCAATTTTATCAGCAGATTTGAGTTCCATAGCTAGACGCATAGGTGCATGGAGACCTTGCGTGTTTCTCAGCATTGCCATATCCATGCGAAGTTGGTTTTGGACATACTGCAGTAGACAATTAGAATTAATAAATTGAAGCAGattggaaacaaaaatagtTACTTACACTTTGCTCTGATGCTTGTAGAGGATGTGAAAATCCGAGGCTTGCTCTAGTAGCTGATAatctaaaaagaaaaaaagaggagtaaACTACCAGTTTTAAGAACTTCAAATAAATGCACGATCTTCAATTCTTTGAATCAATAGGTGCATTCTATCATACAGTTTGTATCAATAACTTACCCTGATACCAAAGCATTTGGAACGCCATACGTATCATCGGGAATGCTTATTCCATTCTCTGTCGATGGCTTAGGCTTCACAGAAGGTAGACCGAAACTCTGAAATCACAATTTAGGCAGGTGGTCTGAATCATGAATGAAATAAGATGACTGTCACACTGATTGAAGTATCAACTTAACCAAGATATTATAAGTATCAATACAAAGACAACATAACCTTCTTCAAATATTGCAAATGTCATGTTCAGCCAAAGTATACAAGTAATTGAATTGAATAgttgagattgaaaaaaagccAACATCGTGTATTAAtgacataaattataattaccatTTTTGAGTATTCTACAAGCAACTAATCTTTGACAATTAAAACGAATTATCTTTAATTGACCGCTCAGAGCACCAACGAAGAAACACAACTGAAAGTGACCAGTAATTGCCAGAAGTTGGTGAGGCTGGCGGTGTTTTCTATGGCGCTGTAAGGCACTCAGTGAACGCactaaattatgaaaatattaagTAGATAATTATCGTTTCTGAGATCCAAACCAATTTAATCATACATAAAAATctgagatttatttttaaaaacttgTAACTTTTTTGTAAAACGTGTTGTTCAACTGACCTACATTAACGACATTGCAAATTTGACTTACATAGTTCAACCCTTTTTCGTAACCCTTCTACTACGGAATTCGTAGTAAACGCTGATTGGCTGCTGCTGttcattcataattcattCATAAGGGTGTGTCAGATTTAAAGCAACGACTCGACTCCTGCGCGAAAATAGTTGATTTTCAAACCCTCATAACTTTGTGAAAAAAGCACCTAGATGAACGAAATTGGAGTCAAATTAAAGCTT
The sequence above is a segment of the Athalia rosae chromosome 5, iyAthRosa1.1, whole genome shotgun sequence genome. Coding sequences within it:
- the LOC105691234 gene encoding proteasome maturation protein, yielding MSFGLPSVKPKPSTENGISIPDDTYGVPNALVSGLSATRASLGFSHPLQASEQSYVQNQLRMDMAMLRNTQGLHAPMRLAMELKSADKIGRLPFLPSSGLMRDVILGRDEEIGFEDILNTTEFREQMCQPHAMVEQSLGIL